GCTCGATAAGTCCTGGCCTGCCGGTCGCCGTCGTGATCTCATGCCTCAAGACAAGGGGAGAACCGGCCGATAACCATACTGCGCCCGGTCTGGATGCTCCCCGGAATCGTGTCGAAAGCGATACCGGCCCGTCAAGGGAAAGGGAGGTCGATAGCACAGAGCGCAAAAAAAGGGCGATCGCCCTGTGAAGGTTCGTAATATGCCGACATTATTGGAACACGAAACACGCTTGAAGGATCTTATAGAGGCCGGCCAGACCGAACAGGCCGTGAAACTGCTTTGTCAGTTGGTGGCCTTCTGCGCTCGGAACCAGGATTTCGAAAGAGCCGATGCCTTTCGCGACCAGCTCTATGAAGTGGACAGCATGGCGCTGACGGCGATCGTCAAGATGAACGAGATCATCGAATCCGAGAAGAGCAAGGCGTTGACGCCGGACCGCAGGCGACTCTGGTCCCGGTTTTTCGAAACGCTGCCCGGTGAGGAGGCCAACGCGTTTTTTTTCGCTCTCAAGGAACGCGGCGTTCCCATCGACACGATGATCCTGCGTCAAGGCGAGCGAAACGACAAGCTTTATCTGGTGGAAAAAGGGCAGTTGAAAGTCGTCCACGAAAGGGAGGACAAGCAACAGCTCATTCAGACCATTGGCAGCGGCGATGTGATCGGGGAGGACACATTTTTCTCCATCAATGTCTGCACCGCATCGGTCACTGCATTGACCGAGGTCAAGCTCTCCTTCCTGGAGAGGGAACGACTCGACGGTATCACGATCCAGCACCCGCGGATCGAGCAGCGGTTGCAAAAGATCTGCGGCACAGGACGCAGGATCTATGATTGGTTGCGCCAAAAGGGGTTGGACAGGCGCGCCTGCAAGCGCATCAATTTAAGCACGCCGATCTGGTTTCAGGTGTTGAGTTCCGGTAAGGGCACATCGGTTTCGCGTCCGGTGGCCGGCGAGTTGTGGGATATTTCCAAATCCGGGCTCTCCTTTTATTTCCAGTCCAAAAACCGAGAGGCGGTCAGTCGGCTGGTGGGGCGAAGTATCGGTGTGCGTTTCAAGTTGACGGTCGACGGCAAATTGAAGGATGTCGCCCTTACCGGTATCGTTCAGGGCGTTCAGGATCATCCGTTGGACGAGTATTCCGTGCATCTCATGCTGCGGAAGCAATTCAGCGATGATGCCATTCGAACCATCCAGCGGGTCGCAGATAGATCCTGAGCGACAGTTCGCTTATCCTCCGAAATTTCCAGCACCGAGTCCGCGCATGGCCTCTTCCGCAGTGACGCGCAAGGTGGCAAGGGATTTGTTGTAGGCATCCCTTTCGCTTTGAATGTCTTCCATGCAGGTATCGGGAGAACATTTGTCCCGGATTTGATCGATGCGGTCATCCAGTTCGGCGATGAGCATATGCAGGTCTTCGATGTTTGGAAGTATCTTGGACTTTTCACCACCAGGCAGACTTTCCATCTTCCGGGTAATGTCATAGATGATGGCTTTCCAGCTGGTGAGCTCCATTTCCATGGTCTTGCAACAATTTCTGGCTTTCATGATGTGCTCCTTTCTTTGGGATTGACATTCCATTATTTAAAGCGAAGCCGCAGTTCGGGCCTGACCCGATGCTTCCGCCGATGCTTCACTTTTGACCCCTTGAACACCATGCTCCCTCGGCAAGCGAACGACCATCACCGGCAGGTCACTGTGCCGGATCACATCCGCGGCCACGCTGCCGATGATACGATCTTCGAACTTGCCATGCCCATGGGTGCCCATGATGATGAGATCATACCGCCCCTTTCTCGCCGAAGAGACGATGCAATCCGCTGGGTTTCCGGTCTGCACAAGGATATTCTCATCGGCCAACGGACACCTGGGCATCTGTTGGGTTACGCTTTTTGAGGTTTCGTGAATCCTCTGGTGAATGGCCTGCTGCGCTTTTTCGACACCGTTTCGGTTGAATCGTTCCCATTCGCGCTTGTCAATGTGATCGGCCAGATTGATGCCGGCCCCTTTGGACAACTCATCCAGGATGTCCGGAATGACATGAAGCACAGTGACTTCCGCATCGTAGCGGTGGCCAAGGCTGCACGCATATCGGACTGCATGGCGAGCCGTTTCGGAAAGATCCGTGGCATAGAGGATCCTTTTGAAATCCGGAACCAGCGACTCACCATCTGCCTTTGGCATCTCTTCGGGTATACGGCGCCCAATAGCCTCCTGCTGGACCAGCCTGACCGGTGCAGGTACGGCTTTGGCAACCGTAGCGCCGAAAATGAAATCCACGAAGCGTACATACCAGGCGGCCGATTGGATCTGGATCACATAGGCCAGGGCGATGAGCAGCGCAATGGTCAGACCTTGTTTCCCAAAGGCGGTCATGGCGATGGCCAGCGCAATGGACAGGTCCCGCATGACGACCCCGAACACCATGGCAATACCATCTTCGCGCTTGAAAAAGAGGCGACCGGCGACGGACAGGAAGACGTAGGTCGCCAAGTAGAAGATGGCCAGAGGGATCAAGATGGCGATGATGTCGCCCGGGTTGTCGATGATATTTCTGGCCTTCAGCGCCATGGCCACAAAAGCGATCAAAATGACGCCCAATGCAGAAAAGGGAGGGAACTTCGTCTTGATGCGCTCGTTCCAGGCTTTAGGGCCATATTTTTTGATGGCGATATATTGTGTCAACAATCCCATGACCAGCGGCAGAAAGACAAAAAGGGCAATCTGCTGGAACATGTGAAGCATGTCCACATCGATGGTGGCGCCCATGAACAGTTTGGTATAGATCGGTGCCGCCAGGGCACCCAGGACCAACCCGAAAATGACCATTTTAATGGCCGCTTCCTTGTTGCCCTTGGCAAAGCCGGTCCATGAAATGGTCATGCCCGAGGTGGGCAGCACACCGATCAAAAAGAGCCCTACCGCCCAGAGGCCGTGTTTTTCGAGACCCGTGGAGAAAAATAATCTTCCGGTATAGTAGGCCAGCAGGGGGATGATGATAAAGTTGATGGCCTGGGTGAACACCTGCAGTTTATAATCTTGGCCTTTGAATACGCATTTCACACTCAAGGTCACCATCATCGGGTAGACCATGGCGAAGGTCACCGGAATGATCGATTGCTTCAGAGGGGAGGCGTCGAAAAGGTAGCCGTACAGGAGCCCTGCAAGCATGGAGATGGGTATCGACCAGACCAGGTTTTTTTGCAGCATCGAAAGAAAACGCCACATGAAGTGATCTCCTTTTCACAGTCTTACGACATGAGCTTTTGCGCTTGGTCCAGAAGCAGTTGCTTGAGTCGATCGAGAGAGACTGGGTACGGAATGAGCGGTATGCCCATCCAATCGGAATATCCGAGAAAGCCTTCCGGATCGTTGGCCATGAATTCGTCCATATAACCGATGGCATCCAGGACGATGGCTCCGCCGGTGTGTTTGGGGAAATTCTCGTTGGCCAGGGCCTGGTCCCACCCCTTGAACACCTCTTTCTTGAACTTGATCCATCCCGGGGTCATCCACCATACCGGTTCGCCTCCGGCCATCTCCTTGCCAATGCGATCACGCTCGGATTGGCTGGCGATCATGTCCATGCAGTGGGTGGCTTCGATCCTGGCGACCTTGGGGCCCTGTTCTTCCACGATATGTTTCATCAGGCGGGTCGGCTGATCGATATTCACGTAGCAGAATTTACCGCCATATACGACGATGACCTTTTCGGTTTTTTCCTTGGCCTTTTGGATCCGGCGCACCAGCTGGCGCTCCAGTTCCGGCGGGTCCTGGTGGAGACCGGGGGTCGTGTAAAGAATCTGGGGCGTGTCCAGAAATCCTTCCTTCTTCAGTGCATTGAGTTCAAGATTCAATGTGCCGCAAGAGACGATGGAAATGTCGGAAAAAGAGATAGTGTTCATGGTCTGTCATCCTTTTTATTTCTTAAGAAGTCGAATAAAGAAGCCGTTTATCTCGCTAACCGCCTGATCCAGGAGGAAGATTTCGTATTCCCGCCGGGGCAGGATGCATTGCAGATCTTTTTCTACGGTGGCATCTGGGCAGATGATATCCACGACTTCCCCTGATTTCATTCTTTTAAAGTGGTTACTGATTTGAAGCAGTGAAAAAGGAATGATCGATTCACGCATATCAAATGTCGTCATCTCGATTACCCTTACTGATATCGATCTCTTGATATCGCTGGTATTGTCACTTTTCCGATTGTGCAAGCGGGATGCCACGAGAAAATTACGGTATCAACAGCCCGATAGGGCCTTGGTTGGCCTTTCCGGATGTCATTGAAGCTTGTTGGCCAAAAAATGAAAGGTGGCCTCTTGTCTCCAAACTGTTCATGTGTTAATTATTTTAACGTTTAAAATGTTAACAAACTGAACGGAACTGTCATGACTAAAAGCATCCTCAACGATTACTGGAAGGCGGTGGTCGATACCATCCAAGATGGTGTGATGATCGTCAATCCCGAAGGGACCATCATTGCCATCAATCGGGCTTTTGAAGATATTACCGGCTACCAACGTGAAGAAATCATAGGAAATTCGTGTGCAATTCTCAATTGCAGCGCCTGCGAGTTGGCCCGTCGGGCCGATGGTTGCCATTGGTGCGTGATGTTTCAGAAGGGCAATCTGAAGCGGCAGAAATGTCTGCTGCTGCGCAAAGACGGCCGTCCGGTGCATATTCTGAAAAACGCTTCCGTGCTCAAGGACGAGGAAGGCAATATCAACGGCGCCGTGGAAACCATTACCGATGTAACCGATTTAATTGAAAAAGAGACACAGATCGAAAGCTACCGGCGTGAACTGGACAGCGAGGACCGTTTCCACGGCATGATCGGTACGTCGGCGCCGATGCAACGGGTGTTCGAGCTGATTTCCAATGCGGCCCAATCGGATGCGCCGGTCATCGTCTTCGGTGAAAGCGGCACCGGCAAGGAGCTGGTGGCCAAGGCCATTCATAACACCGGTCTGCGGTCCAAGGGTCCTTATATAAAGGTCAATTGTGCCGCCCTGAACGAATCGCTGCTGGAGAGCGAGCTTTTCGGACATGTAAAAGGTGCCTTTACAGGTGCCCACCGCAGTCGCGAGGGCCGATTCGAAGCAGCTGACAAAGGCAGCATTTTTTTAGATGAAATCGGGGACATACCGCTCTCCACGCAGGTCAAGTTACTGCGCGTGCTCGAGGAAAAAGTGGTGGAGCGGGTCGGTGATCACGTGCCCATTCATGTGGATGCCCGCATTATTTCGGCCACGAATCGTGATTTGATGGCGCTGATCGAAAAGGGCGGCTTCCGGGAGGATTTCTTTTACCGCATCAACGTCATTCCCATTCATGTGCCGCCGTTGCGGGAACGCACCGAGGACATTCCCCTGCTGGCGCATTCGTTTTTCAACCGCATCAAACTGAGAAGCGGCAAGCGTATCGAAGGCATTTCCAATGACGCTCTGGAGGCCCTTACCCATTATCGTTGGCCCGGCAATGTCCGTGAACTCAAAAGTGCTTTCGAATTTGCCTTTGTCTCCTGCCAGGAGGAGATGATTCGGCCGTCCCATTTCCCTGCGCATATACTCGATCAGGCCAAAGCCGAATGTGATCCTGGTTTCGCGTCACCGCAGCGGATCGAGGATTTAAAAAAACAGAGCCTGTACAATGCGCTGAAGCGTGCCGGCGGTAATCAATCCGAAGCCGCGAGGTTGTTGGGTATATCGCGAACCAGCGTATGGCAGCAGATGAAACGATATGGGCTGAGCCCCCTGGATTTCAAAACTGTTTAAACGGTTGACGGATGTTCCATAACCGGCAGACGTGCTCAGCGCATCAAAATGCGTTTGGGAGTTTTGGCATCATTACTGCAATATGACCTGTCAAGCTTGGCAGCGAGATCCATCTCTTTACCTCCGTTGTGAGGGCCTGAAAGGGTGAGGTACCCTTCAGGCCCTTCACAATAATAGAGTCCCTGGCTGCAATGAAGGAGAAGAAATGCCCATTTACGAGTACCAATGTAAAAAGTGCCATCACTGTTTTGAGAGAATTGTATTTTCGAGCGACGAGTCAGAAAAGATCGAATGCCCCAAATGTGGCCACAAGGAAGTCACACGATTAATCAGTTGCGTGAGCGCGTTTGAAGGCGCCAAAAGCGGCTTTTGTTCTCCGGGTTCTTCCTCGGGCTTTTCATGAGCCGGTTGAACCCTTGGTAGCGGTCCGCTACTCAATCACAGAGGCCAAAATCGAAGAGAGGTCCAGCATGGGACAATGCCTTTGCCATCCTGAAGTGGAGACCAGTTATCTCTGCATGAAGCACAACGTCTATCTGTGCGATGACTGCCTCACTTGCCGTGATCCGGATATCTATTGTAAATTTCGGCCATCCTGCCCGATCTGGTTTATGAGCAAGCGAAAGGAAGGGTGGGATGCCGAATCCGCAGAACAGGTGAACGCCTCGACGTTTCAGATAGAGTTCCAGCCGGAGAATAAGACGGTATCGGTACCTGTCGGCAGCACCCTGATCGAAGCGGCCAACGCGGCCGGCGTCTTCATCAACGCGTCCTGTAACGGGAAGGGGGCTTGCGGCAAATGCAAACTGGTCGTGGTTTCGGGCAAATCCGAAACGACTCCCACCCCGTTGCTCAGCGTCCAGGAAAAGGCCAAAGGTTACGTGCTGGCCTGTCAGACGAAAATCACCGGCGACCTGGCCGTGCGGATTCCCGAAGAGTCGCTTCAGCAGCGCCTGAAGGTGGCCGGCATGGGTGAATCCGCCACCGCCAGACTCAAAGGATTGGTCCCGAATATCGAGCCCATGCTCAAGGAAGTGCATCTGACGCTCTCACCACCGACCCTGGACGACTCGGTGAGCGACCTGGACCGGCTTCAGCGCGGGCTGAAGGCTCAGGGGTGCGATCTGGAATGCCTGAACGTGGGGCTCCGCGTCATCCGGCAGTTATCCGAGGCTGTGCGCAAGGACAACTGGAAGGTCACCGCTTCGGTGATCCGCCGGAAATGCGCCAATGAGATCCTTGAGGTCCGACCGGGCGGTGAGGGGGATCGCGCCCTCGGGCTGGCCATCGACGTGGGCACCACCACCATCGTCGTCTACCTGGTGGATATGGCGGATGCAACCATTCTCGGCGCCGCATCCGGGCACAACCGTCAGGCATCCTGCGGCGACGATGTGATCAACCGCATCGTCTGTGCCGAAAAGGATGGGGTCCAGAAGCTCAGTCGAATGGCCTTGGCCACCATCAACAGCCTGATCGGAGAAACGTTGGACAGCGTGGGAGCGGATACCGACGACATCAGGAACGTCGTCATCTCGGGCAATACGACCATGGCGCACTTGCTGCTGAAAATTGAGCCCCGCTATATCCGCCGGGAGCCTTACATCCCGACCATTTCGGAGTTTCCTATCCTGAAGGCCGGTGACATCGGGATCAGGGCCAATGCCATCGCCGCCGTCTTCGTCATGCCCGGGCCGGCCAGTTATGTGGGCGGCGATGTCGTTTCCGGTCTGCTCTACGCCGGTTTCCATCGCCAGGAAGCCATCACGTTGTTCATCGACGTGGGCACCAACGGAGAGATCGTGGTCGGCAACAACGAGTGGTTGATGACAGCCGCGTGCAGCGCGGGGCCGGCCTTCGAAGGCGGCGGCATCCGCTGGGGCATGCGGGCCGAAGAGGGCGCCATAGAGCAGATCACCATCGATCCGGACACATGGGCGCCGACCTTTGTCACGGTCGGCGGCAACGCCCCACGCGGCATTTGCGGCTCCGGCATGATCGACCTGATGTCCGAACTGCTCAATGCCGGGGTCATCGATCGCCGCGGCAAATTCTCCACGGACCGTGAGAGCCGATTCGTTCGCCATATCAACGGCGAGTGGGCCTATGAGCTGGCGCCCGCCGATCAAACCCCCATGAACGAAGAGATCATCTTCACCGAGTCGGATATAAGAAACCTGATTTACAGCAAAGGGGCGGTATATGCAGGATTCACGACCCTGTTGAAGGTGGCTGGACTCGATTTTTCAGTGGTCGAAAAGGTGATCATCACCGGCGGTTTCGGCCAGTACATCAACATCGAAAAAGGAGTTCGCATCGGATTGCTTCCCGATATCGAGCGCGACAAATTCGTCTACCTCGGCAACAGCTCCATCGTGGGAGCTTACATGGCCCTGCTTTCCGAGGTACATCGCCGCGAAGCCGCGCAGGTGTGCAAACAGATGACCTATATCGATTTCTCCAGCCATCCGGGCTACATGGATGACTTCACTTCGGCATTGTTCCTGCCCCACACGAACCTGGAGATGTTTCCGAGTGTGGTTGGCTTTTAAGGAGGTCCGATACATGTCACTCTCACGCAGAACCTTTCTAAAAACCGGTGTGGCCGCTGCCTGCGCGGCTTGCGCATCCCAAGTGCCGAAAACCGCGTCCGCCGAACAACCCAGGGTGAAGGAGCTGGCCACCTTGATCGATATCCGTAAATGCATCGGGTGCGAGGCGTGTGTGGAAGCATGCCGCGATGCCAACGCGGACAAATACCCGGATCCCAAAAAACCCTATCCCAAAATGTATCCTTCCCGGGTCAAGGTCGAGGATTGGTCCGACCCGGAGGGCCGGGAGACCCGCGATCGGCTGACTCCTTACAACTGGCTCTTCATCCAGGAAGTCACCGTCACCCACAATGGCGAAGAGATAACCATGACGATTCCCAGGCGTTGCATGCACTGCCAGAATCCGCCCTGCGCCGATCTTTGTCCATGGGGCTCGGCCCGTAAACTCAAGAACGGCATCACGGTAATCGATGCGGACCTGTGCCTGGGCGGCGCCAAATGCAAATCGGTCTGCCCATGGGACGTGCCTCAACGCCAGACCGGGGTCGGCATGTACCTGGACCTGTTGCCCGCATTTGCCGGCAACGGGGTCATGTACAAGTGCGATCGATGCTACAACCGCATCGCAGAAGGCGAACTGCCGGCCTGCATCGAGGAGTGCCCAGAGCAGGTTCAAACCATCGGTCCCAGGGATGAGATTCTGCGCGAAGCTCACCGGCTCGCCGAGTCCGAAGATCTTTATATTTACGGAGAACACGAAAACGGCGGCACCAACACCATTTATCTCTCGCCCGTTCCGTTCGAGCTGATCAACCAGGCCATCCAGCAAGGGGAAGGCAAGCCCCATATGAATGCGGTGGCCGATCAAATGGCCCACGCCGACAACCTGGCCAAGGCCATGGTCATCGCCCCGATTGCCGGAGTGGCGGCCGCCGTCGGAAGAGTCTACAAGGCCATCAAAACCTCGGAAGAGAAGCAGGAGGTGACCAGGTGAGCCGACCGATTTTGCCCAATAAGACCATCGCGGAACAAGTCTGGATCAAGCCGGTCTATATCTTGATATTTCTATTGATGGGGTTGACCGGATTTGCCCAGATGCCAATTTTCAAGCGGTACTATATCGCCGATATCCCCGGCCTGGGGTGGCTGGATCAGTATTACGTGACGCACACCATTCACTATCTGGGCGCCATCGCGTTGTTGGCCCTGATTGCATATGGCCTGGTGACCTACTGGGCCTTACTGCGTAAGCAATACCGCCTGACGGTTCTGGCCTGGATACGCGTCGCGCTGCTGGCCGGCATTGTCGGCACCGGTATCTTCCGCGTCCTGAAAAACCTCCCGGATGTGGTCTTCTCGCCGGGGTTTACCATGTTCATCGATATCGCCCACCTGGGCTTCATGATGGCTTACCTCGTCATGGCTGGCGTTGCCTTAGTCGCCAAAAAAAGATGGCTGACGGCCAAGGTTTGATGCGATACGGCCATGCCGGACGGATTCATCCCTGATGACATTTGACTGACAGGCGTTATGTTGAGCCCATCAAACAATGTTGCGTCAGGGTGGAGGCATGGCAGCTAAAACAAAATATGCAAAAAGTGGCGATGTGCACATTGCCTATCAGGTGGTGGGCCATGGAAACCTGGACCTGGTCGTCGTACCGGGCTTCGTGTCCCACGTCGAGTACATCTGGGAAGAGCCCAGGGCGGCCCGTTTCCTGAATGGCTTGACCGATTTTGCCCGTTTGATCCTGTTCGATAAGCGGGGAACCGGACTCTCCGACCGCGTGGGTACCGTGCCGACCCTCGAAGATCGCATGGATGACGTGCGTGCGGTCATGGATGCCGCCGGGTCATCCCAGGCCGTCGTCATGGGGATTTCCGAAGGTGGCCCCCTGGCGCTCCTTTTTGGCGCGA
This Desulfatitalea tepidiphila DNA region includes the following protein-coding sequences:
- a CDS encoding cyclic nucleotide-binding domain-containing protein; translated protein: MPTLLEHETRLKDLIEAGQTEQAVKLLCQLVAFCARNQDFERADAFRDQLYEVDSMALTAIVKMNEIIESEKSKALTPDRRRLWSRFFETLPGEEANAFFFALKERGVPIDTMILRQGERNDKLYLVEKGQLKVVHEREDKQQLIQTIGSGDVIGEDTFFSINVCTASVTALTEVKLSFLERERLDGITIQHPRIEQRLQKICGTGRRIYDWLRQKGLDRRACKRINLSTPIWFQVLSSGKGTSVSRPVAGELWDISKSGLSFYFQSKNREAVSRLVGRSIGVRFKLTVDGKLKDVALTGIVQGVQDHPLDEYSVHLMLRKQFSDDAIRTIQRVADRS
- a CDS encoding universal stress protein, translating into MWRFLSMLQKNLVWSIPISMLAGLLYGYLFDASPLKQSIIPVTFAMVYPMMVTLSVKCVFKGQDYKLQVFTQAINFIIIPLLAYYTGRLFFSTGLEKHGLWAVGLFLIGVLPTSGMTISWTGFAKGNKEAAIKMVIFGLVLGALAAPIYTKLFMGATIDVDMLHMFQQIALFVFLPLVMGLLTQYIAIKKYGPKAWNERIKTKFPPFSALGVILIAFVAMALKARNIIDNPGDIIAILIPLAIFYLATYVFLSVAGRLFFKREDGIAMVFGVVMRDLSIALAIAMTAFGKQGLTIALLIALAYVIQIQSAAWYVRFVDFIFGATVAKAVPAPVRLVQQEAIGRRIPEEMPKADGESLVPDFKRILYATDLSETARHAVRYACSLGHRYDAEVTVLHVIPDILDELSKGAGINLADHIDKREWERFNRNGVEKAQQAIHQRIHETSKSVTQQMPRCPLADENILVQTGNPADCIVSSARKGRYDLIIMGTHGHGKFEDRIIGSVAADVIRHSDLPVMVVRLPREHGVQGVKSEASAEASGQARTAASL
- a CDS encoding DUF1638 domain-containing protein, with the translated sequence MNTISFSDISIVSCGTLNLELNALKKEGFLDTPQILYTTPGLHQDPPELERQLVRRIQKAKEKTEKVIVVYGGKFCYVNIDQPTRLMKHIVEEQGPKVARIEATHCMDMIASQSERDRIGKEMAGGEPVWWMTPGWIKFKKEVFKGWDQALANENFPKHTGGAIVLDAIGYMDEFMANDPEGFLGYSDWMGIPLIPYPVSLDRLKQLLLDQAQKLMS
- a CDS encoding sigma-54 interaction domain-containing protein; translation: MTKSILNDYWKAVVDTIQDGVMIVNPEGTIIAINRAFEDITGYQREEIIGNSCAILNCSACELARRADGCHWCVMFQKGNLKRQKCLLLRKDGRPVHILKNASVLKDEEGNINGAVETITDVTDLIEKETQIESYRRELDSEDRFHGMIGTSAPMQRVFELISNAAQSDAPVIVFGESGTGKELVAKAIHNTGLRSKGPYIKVNCAALNESLLESELFGHVKGAFTGAHRSREGRFEAADKGSIFLDEIGDIPLSTQVKLLRVLEEKVVERVGDHVPIHVDARIISATNRDLMALIEKGGFREDFFYRINVIPIHVPPLRERTEDIPLLAHSFFNRIKLRSGKRIEGISNDALEALTHYRWPGNVRELKSAFEFAFVSCQEEMIRPSHFPAHILDQAKAECDPGFASPQRIEDLKKQSLYNALKRAGGNQSEAARLLGISRTSVWQQMKRYGLSPLDFKTV
- a CDS encoding FmdB family zinc ribbon protein, with the protein product MPIYEYQCKKCHHCFERIVFSSDESEKIECPKCGHKEVTRLISCVSAFEGAKSGFCSPGSSSGFS
- a CDS encoding ASKHA domain-containing protein, which translates into the protein MGQCLCHPEVETSYLCMKHNVYLCDDCLTCRDPDIYCKFRPSCPIWFMSKRKEGWDAESAEQVNASTFQIEFQPENKTVSVPVGSTLIEAANAAGVFINASCNGKGACGKCKLVVVSGKSETTPTPLLSVQEKAKGYVLACQTKITGDLAVRIPEESLQQRLKVAGMGESATARLKGLVPNIEPMLKEVHLTLSPPTLDDSVSDLDRLQRGLKAQGCDLECLNVGLRVIRQLSEAVRKDNWKVTASVIRRKCANEILEVRPGGEGDRALGLAIDVGTTTIVVYLVDMADATILGAASGHNRQASCGDDVINRIVCAEKDGVQKLSRMALATINSLIGETLDSVGADTDDIRNVVISGNTTMAHLLLKIEPRYIRREPYIPTISEFPILKAGDIGIRANAIAAVFVMPGPASYVGGDVVSGLLYAGFHRQEAITLFIDVGTNGEIVVGNNEWLMTAACSAGPAFEGGGIRWGMRAEEGAIEQITIDPDTWAPTFVTVGGNAPRGICGSGMIDLMSELLNAGVIDRRGKFSTDRESRFVRHINGEWAYELAPADQTPMNEEIIFTESDIRNLIYSKGAVYAGFTTLLKVAGLDFSVVEKVIITGGFGQYINIEKGVRIGLLPDIERDKFVYLGNSSIVGAYMALLSEVHRREAAQVCKQMTYIDFSSHPGYMDDFTSALFLPHTNLEMFPSVVGF
- a CDS encoding 4Fe-4S dicluster domain-containing protein, which encodes MSLSRRTFLKTGVAAACAACASQVPKTASAEQPRVKELATLIDIRKCIGCEACVEACRDANADKYPDPKKPYPKMYPSRVKVEDWSDPEGRETRDRLTPYNWLFIQEVTVTHNGEEITMTIPRRCMHCQNPPCADLCPWGSARKLKNGITVIDADLCLGGAKCKSVCPWDVPQRQTGVGMYLDLLPAFAGNGVMYKCDRCYNRIAEGELPACIEECPEQVQTIGPRDEILREAHRLAESEDLYIYGEHENGGTNTIYLSPVPFELINQAIQQGEGKPHMNAVADQMAHADNLAKAMVIAPIAGVAAAVGRVYKAIKTSEEKQEVTR
- a CDS encoding FeS-binding protein; protein product: MSRPILPNKTIAEQVWIKPVYILIFLLMGLTGFAQMPIFKRYYIADIPGLGWLDQYYVTHTIHYLGAIALLALIAYGLVTYWALLRKQYRLTVLAWIRVALLAGIVGTGIFRVLKNLPDVVFSPGFTMFIDIAHLGFMMAYLVMAGVALVAKKRWLTAKV